One window of Nocardia nova SH22a genomic DNA carries:
- a CDS encoding TIGR03557 family F420-dependent LLM class oxidoreductase, translating to MRFGYKLASEAFGPAELIRQAVVAERAGFDFVEISDHYHPWLDNQGHSPFAWTVLGAIAARTERIGLATGVTCPSVRYHPAIVAQAAATLALISEGRFTLGVGSGERLNEHVIGPGFPESVPGRHGRLREALEIIRLLWRGGYRSYRGEYLQLSDARVFDLPDRPPRIAVAAGGPAAARIAGELGDGLFATEPSAELIGHFEAAGGAGPRYVEIPVAWAPDAGTAARAALDTSRWAVTGWKVMSELPNPVNFAAATGTVREDDIRRQFTCGTDTGEYLQAVRTHLEAGFDHLVLQNAGPDPDGFIAFFDSELRDRLRESVGEPVGQRM from the coding sequence GTGCGGTTCGGGTACAAGCTGGCGTCCGAGGCGTTCGGACCTGCGGAGCTGATCCGGCAGGCCGTCGTGGCCGAGCGGGCCGGATTCGATTTCGTCGAGATCAGCGACCATTACCATCCCTGGCTGGACAATCAGGGGCATTCGCCGTTCGCGTGGACGGTGCTCGGCGCGATCGCGGCGCGGACCGAGCGGATCGGGCTGGCGACGGGAGTCACCTGCCCGTCGGTCCGATATCACCCCGCGATCGTGGCACAGGCCGCCGCGACGCTGGCGCTGATCTCCGAGGGGCGATTCACCCTGGGCGTCGGGTCCGGCGAGCGGCTGAACGAGCATGTGATCGGTCCCGGATTCCCGGAGTCGGTGCCCGGCCGCCACGGCAGGCTGCGGGAGGCGCTCGAGATCATCCGGTTGCTGTGGCGCGGCGGCTACCGGTCGTATCGCGGTGAGTACCTGCAACTTTCGGATGCGCGGGTCTTCGATCTGCCCGATCGGCCACCGCGGATCGCCGTCGCGGCGGGCGGTCCCGCGGCCGCGCGGATCGCGGGTGAGCTGGGTGACGGCCTGTTCGCCACCGAGCCCTCGGCCGAGTTGATCGGTCACTTCGAGGCCGCCGGTGGCGCGGGGCCGCGCTACGTCGAGATTCCCGTTGCCTGGGCACCGGACGCCGGAACCGCCGCGCGCGCCGCACTCGACACCTCCCGGTGGGCGGTGACCGGGTGGAAGGTGATGAGCGAACTGCCGAATCCGGTCAATTTCGCGGCGGCCACCGGCACCGTCCGCGAAGACGACATCCGCCGCCAGTTCACCTGCGGCACCGACACCGGCGAATACCTGCAGGCCGTCCGGACCCATCTCGAGGCGGGGTTCGATCATCTGGTGCTGCAGAACGCCGGACCCGATCCGGACGGATTCATCGCCTTCTTCGACAGCGAGTTACGCGACCGGCTGCGCGAGTCCGTCGGTGAACCCGTGGGCCAGCGTATGTGA
- a CDS encoding methyltransferase produces MFLVRLPGVYGPQADTALLMSAAGDPSIPRGGRVLDMCTGTGALAIDAARQGAHSVTAIDMSWRALFSAWVNIRLHRVPVRVRRADSTCFEDGHGYDLVLANPPYVPGPHNRCARGAARAWDAGPTGRDVLDPLCDILPRLMNPRATGLIVHSALCDPDVTIDRLRAGGLKAAVVSQAVVDFGPVLHSRVDRLEAAGLLNTGQHRERLVVIRADRPEHPDAAR; encoded by the coding sequence ATGTTCCTCGTTCGGTTACCCGGGGTGTACGGGCCGCAGGCCGATACGGCATTGCTGATGAGTGCCGCGGGTGATCCCTCGATACCGCGCGGGGGCCGTGTGCTGGACATGTGCACCGGAACGGGCGCGCTGGCGATCGACGCCGCACGTCAGGGCGCGCACAGTGTCACCGCGATCGACATGTCCTGGCGGGCTTTGTTTTCGGCGTGGGTCAACATCCGCCTGCACCGGGTTCCGGTGCGGGTACGCCGCGCCGACTCCACGTGTTTCGAGGACGGTCACGGCTACGATCTCGTACTCGCCAATCCCCCGTACGTGCCCGGCCCGCACAACCGCTGCGCTCGCGGCGCGGCGCGCGCCTGGGATGCGGGACCGACCGGGCGCGATGTGCTCGATCCGCTGTGCGACATCCTCCCGCGACTGATGAATCCGAGGGCGACCGGCCTCATCGTGCATTCGGCCCTGTGCGATCCCGACGTCACCATCGACCGGTTGCGGGCGGGTGGTCTGAAGGCCGCGGTGGTGTCGCAGGCCGTGGTCGACTTCGGCCCGGTGCTGCACTCACGCGTGGACCGGCTCGAGGCCGCCGGACTGCTGAACACCGGACAGCATCGGGAACGGCTGGTCGTGATACGAGCCGACCGCCCCGAGCATCCTGATGCGGCACGATGA
- a CDS encoding class I SAM-dependent methyltransferase, whose translation MVGNFTYTGCDNLEVMAEAVNYNTFLVGTIAERLTSPDLRVLDFGAGSGTYADMLAERHITPDCLEPDEQLQDILRSKDYRVVDHETRIPEGERYDLIYTFNVLEHIKDDQAATEHLAALLRPGGTLVVYVPALEVLFTAMDIKVGHYRRYRRTQLERLLRDAGLEIVESRYCDPLGFFATLAYRVLGSGDGTIDPRSLKLYDRLVFPISRALQALTSKLFGKNVLVVARAV comes from the coding sequence TTGGTCGGCAATTTCACCTATACCGGCTGTGACAATCTGGAAGTCATGGCCGAAGCGGTCAACTACAACACGTTTCTCGTCGGCACCATCGCCGAGCGCCTCACCTCGCCCGATCTGCGGGTGCTCGATTTCGGCGCCGGGTCGGGAACCTACGCCGATATGCTCGCCGAACGTCATATCACTCCCGATTGCCTGGAGCCCGACGAGCAGTTGCAGGACATCCTGCGTTCGAAGGACTACCGGGTCGTCGATCACGAGACGCGCATTCCGGAGGGCGAGCGGTACGACCTCATCTACACCTTCAACGTCCTCGAGCACATCAAGGACGATCAGGCGGCCACCGAGCATCTGGCCGCACTGCTGCGGCCCGGCGGGACCCTGGTCGTCTACGTGCCCGCACTCGAGGTCCTGTTCACCGCCATGGACATCAAGGTCGGGCACTACCGCCGCTATCGGCGCACCCAGCTCGAACGCCTGTTGCGCGATGCGGGCCTCGAGATCGTCGAGTCGCGCTATTGCGACCCCCTCGGCTTCTTCGCGACCCTGGCCTACCGGGTCCTCGGCTCCGGCGACGGCACGATCGATCCCCGGTCCCTCAAGCTCTACGACCGGTTGGTGTTCCCGATCAGCCGGGCACTGCAGGCCCTGACGAGCAAGCTCTTCGGCAAGAACGTCCTGGTCGTCGCCCGCGCGGTCTGA
- a CDS encoding dioxygenase, with amino-acid sequence MAEHDLGLTHDLRVMSRRRILSLFGAVGATAVAAGCATATNSTTATGDTSATTTAANPAAAPQETAGPYPGDGSNGPNVLVESGVVRSDITTSFGAYSGTAQGVPMTLTLNLRDLVENAAGKGMAVYVWHCDREGRYSLYDDGITEQNYLRGVQVAGDDGTVRFTSIFPACYSGRWPHIHFEVYDDLATAVAGSNARLTSQIALPQDSCEQVFAADSGYSASVANLSKVTLSSDNVFGDGWDAELATVTGSPADGLAVTLTVGVAAASENTAAPGGAAPGGPPPGGAPSGPPPR; translated from the coding sequence ATGGCCGAACACGACCTGGGATTGACGCACGACCTGCGGGTGATGTCCCGTCGGCGGATCCTGTCCCTGTTCGGTGCCGTGGGAGCGACGGCCGTCGCGGCCGGATGCGCGACCGCGACGAACAGCACCACGGCCACCGGCGATACGTCGGCGACCACCACCGCGGCCAACCCCGCGGCGGCACCGCAGGAAACCGCGGGCCCGTACCCGGGTGACGGGTCGAACGGGCCGAACGTCCTGGTGGAGTCCGGCGTGGTCCGCTCCGACATCACCACCAGCTTCGGCGCGTATTCCGGTACCGCACAGGGTGTTCCGATGACTTTGACTCTGAACCTGCGGGATCTGGTCGAGAACGCCGCGGGCAAGGGGATGGCCGTCTACGTGTGGCACTGTGACCGCGAGGGACGCTATTCCCTCTACGACGACGGCATCACCGAGCAGAACTACCTGCGCGGCGTGCAGGTGGCCGGTGACGACGGTACCGTCCGGTTCACCTCGATCTTCCCGGCCTGCTATTCCGGCCGGTGGCCGCACATCCATTTCGAGGTCTACGACGACCTCGCCACCGCCGTCGCGGGCAGTAACGCCCGGCTGACCTCGCAGATCGCGCTGCCGCAGGACAGCTGTGAACAGGTCTTCGCCGCCGACTCCGGCTATTCGGCGAGCGTGGCCAACCTGTCGAAGGTCACGCTGTCCTCCGACAATGTCTTCGGTGACGGCTGGGATGCCGAACTCGCCACGGTGACAGGCAGTCCCGCCGACGGCCTGGCGGTCACGCTCACCGTCGGCGTCGCGGCAGCGTCGGAGAACACCGCGGCCCCGGGCGGCGCCGCGCCGGGTGGTCCCCCGCCGGGCGGCGCCCCGAGCGGCCCACCGCCCCGCTGA